The sequence CACCACCGAGCGCGCCTTGGAGAAATCGTGCTCGATCGGGCCGAAGCCGCGCAGATCCTTGAGATCGTCGACATTGATGTGCCAGTCATCGACCTCATAGCCGCGCTCGCGCAAGAGGTCGCCGATCATGTCCTGGCACGGTCCCTCCGCCCCGCGGGTCGAGGGGATCGCGACGAAATCACGTGTGGTCGCAAGCTGGGCTTCGAAACCGGCATCGACGGCGTCGAGAATCCTCTGCTGCGTATCGGCATTCATCAGGCAACTCCTGGCACTTCAATGATCCCTAGGAGCGCGCAAGCTAGCCGATTTCAGCCGTTCGGGTACTCCACAAAATATGCATCCCGCAATGCATCTTCGAGCAGTCGGCCTTCCGAATAGCCATTGAGCGTCGCTGGCCGGCTCACGCCGTCGAGCAGGCGCGCGCAAGGTTCCGGCGCGCCGAGCACGGTGCGCACAGGGATCCGCTCGGCATAGATCGGCAACGCATAATCCTCGTCGTCGTCCGCAACGCCCTTGGCGCGGATCTTTGCCGAGGCTTCCTCGATCTCCATGGCGATGAAGGAGGTTGCCTTGATCTCCTGCGTGCTGCTCGCCCGCAGGCTCGCGGTGCGATCCGGGAAGAAGCGGTCGACCATGGCGATCACCGCGCGCTCCTTTTCCTCGGGATCGGTGACGAGATAGGCGGTGCCGAACGCCATGACTGCGCGATAATCGGCGGAGTGGTTGAAGCCGCAGCGCGCCAGCACGAGGCTATCGAGGTGGGCAACCGTCAGGCAGACGCGCTCGCCTTTGGTCTGGTTACGCAACATGCGGCTCGCGCTCGAACCGTGCCAATAGAGCCTCGTCCCCTCGCGCCAGAAGAAGGTCGGCGTGCAATAGGGCTGGCCGTCGATCACATAGGAGACGTGGCAGAGCATCGAGGAATCCAGGATGCGATGAACCGTGTCGTGATCGTAGAAGCCGCGGTCGTGACGGCGCTTGACCTGGTTGCGCGTTGACGTCGGATAGGAATTTTGGCTCTCGGTCTGGCTCACGGCCACTCCTGTCGGGCTTGGAACAATTCCAGACCAGTTGTAGCGGCCGATTTGGTCTGCGATAGTGCCAATTCCATGCGAAAAATTCCAACCAATTCTCCCGCGCCCACCAAAGCCGAGCTGCCGCTCGATCTTACCGGGGCGCACATCACGGCTGGCGCCTCCGCCGCGCACCGGCTGTACCAGGCGCTGTGCGAGATGATCGTTGCCGGCCTCGTCAAGCCCGGCGAGCCGCTGCCGCCGTCGCGGACGCTGGCGGCGCAAACGGGGTTTCGACGCAACGCCGTCGTCACCGCCTATGAGCGCCTGATCGCCGACGGCTTTGCCGATGCAACCGTCGGCTCCGGCACCTTCGTCGCCGCGCGGATTCCGGCGCGCGCGACTGGGCCGAAGAAGCCAAAGGTAACAGTCGAAGCGCCCCGGCAAGGCGCGTTCGCACTCGGCTGCACCCATATCGACGAGCGCGCCGTGCAGCGTTTTCGCGCTTTCGTCGGCCGCCGCATGCGCGCATTCGGGTCGGAGCACCTGCACTATGGCGATCCCCGCGGCAGCCGCGAGCTGCGTGCTGCGATTGCCGACCACCTGCTGTCGGCGCGCGGCCTGCGCTGCGATCCCGATCAGATCATGCTGACCTCGGGCACGCTGCACGCACTGCGCATCGTGCTCAGTGCGATCCTGAAGGCCGGCGATCAAGTGTGGTGCGAGGACCCTGGCTACCCCGCCGCGCGAAAAACCATCGCGCATTGCGGCTATCGGGCCGTGGCCGTCCCCGTGGATGAGCACGGCATGCGCATTGCCAAGGGACGTACTGCGGCGCCGTCCGCGCGCGCGGCCTATGTGACCCCGTCGCATCAGTTTCCGCTGGGCGTGCAGATGTCGATGCCGCGGCGGCTGGAGCTGCTGGACTGGGCGAGGCAGGCCGGCGCCTTCGTGCTGGAGGACGATTACGACAGCGAGTTCCGCTATGACGGCGCGCCGCTGATGTCGCTTGCCGGCATCGATCACCTCCAGCGCGTGATCTACATGGGCACGTTCGCCAAGACGCTGTTTCCCGGCCTGCGCATCGGTTATTGCGCCCTGCCCGAGCGCCTGATCGGCGACGTGACCGCCGCGCGGGCCGCGCTCGACCGCTTTCCCGGCACGCTGATGGAAGGCGCGGTGGCTGACATGCTCAATTCCGGCGCCTTCGCCGCGAACCTGAAGCGGGTACGAAAGCTCTATCGCGAGGCGCGCGATGCGCTGGCCGGGACCCTGGAAGCCGCATCCGACGGCTTGCTGTCCGTGCCGGTGCCGTCGCAGGGCCTGCATCTTGTCGCCCGGTTCGATCCATCGGTTGAACTGTCGGTCGCAGCAGCGGCCAAGCAGGCCGCCGGGGCGGAGGGCTGGCTGCTCGCCGACACCTATTCCCGCGCACGGCCCCTACCCGGCTTCGTGCTGGGATTTTCCGGGCATGCGGTCCCACAGCTCGTGGCATCCGCCGAGCGGCTCGCCCGGGAATCGCGCGCGGCCTTGGGCGCAAGGAGCAAGTCGGCCCGCCGGGCGTGACGAAGCTTCACTATGAGAATCGCCCGCCGCTCCCTAGATTGCGGCATCGATGCTGGGACCTCACATCATGCTGCTGCGCCACGCGACCTGCTTCTCGCTCCTGATCTCCATCGCGCTTGCCTCGACGGCACGCGCGGCCACCATCGGACGCGAGCAGGACATCGTGGATCTGAAGCTCGGCCAGCGCGTGCTCGTGGACGACGGAACCTGCCCGGCCGGACAGGTCAAGGAAGTGCGCGGCGCAAAGATGACCGACAAGGGCGTCTCGCGC is a genomic window of Bradyrhizobium sp. CB1717 containing:
- a CDS encoding DUF6719 family protein, whose amino-acid sequence is MLLRHATCFSLLISIALASTARAATIGREQDIVDLKLGQRVLVDDGTCPAGQVKEVRGAKMTDKGVSRTSSCVPRQGPKTK
- a CDS encoding pyridoxamine 5'-phosphate oxidase family protein; the protein is MSQTESQNSYPTSTRNQVKRRHDRGFYDHDTVHRILDSSMLCHVSYVIDGQPYCTPTFFWREGTRLYWHGSSASRMLRNQTKGERVCLTVAHLDSLVLARCGFNHSADYRAVMAFGTAYLVTDPEEKERAVIAMVDRFFPDRTASLRASSTQEIKATSFIAMEIEEASAKIRAKGVADDDEDYALPIYAERIPVRTVLGAPEPCARLLDGVSRPATLNGYSEGRLLEDALRDAYFVEYPNG
- a CDS encoding PLP-dependent aminotransferase family protein, which translates into the protein MRKIPTNSPAPTKAELPLDLTGAHITAGASAAHRLYQALCEMIVAGLVKPGEPLPPSRTLAAQTGFRRNAVVTAYERLIADGFADATVGSGTFVAARIPARATGPKKPKVTVEAPRQGAFALGCTHIDERAVQRFRAFVGRRMRAFGSEHLHYGDPRGSRELRAAIADHLLSARGLRCDPDQIMLTSGTLHALRIVLSAILKAGDQVWCEDPGYPAARKTIAHCGYRAVAVPVDEHGMRIAKGRTAAPSARAAYVTPSHQFPLGVQMSMPRRLELLDWARQAGAFVLEDDYDSEFRYDGAPLMSLAGIDHLQRVIYMGTFAKTLFPGLRIGYCALPERLIGDVTAARAALDRFPGTLMEGAVADMLNSGAFAANLKRVRKLYREARDALAGTLEAASDGLLSVPVPSQGLHLVARFDPSVELSVAAAAKQAAGAEGWLLADTYSRARPLPGFVLGFSGHAVPQLVASAERLARESRAALGARSKSARRA